A stretch of Aristophania vespae DNA encodes these proteins:
- the ribB gene encoding 3,4-dihydroxy-2-butanone-4-phosphate synthase gives MVPALPSSLKAAITAIRAGRMVIMVDEEKRENEGDLICAAEFTTPQIINFMAREGCGLICLALEPAQIERLQLPQMTANNQDPKGTAFTVSIEAAEGVSTGISAADRARTVLAASHPDAQPQDVISPGHMFPLRAHPDGVLAREGHTEGAVDLMRLAGLNPAGVICEIMAKDGTMMRLPELRVYAAQHNLPIISIAALKEWISQNGNQPVKALAEDISTPNLSSLAIADLPSLYGGDELKIHAFKDESGVEHIALVKGDPSKGTTLVRVHSECVTGDALGSLRCDCGPQLQEALRRIKEAESGVLVYLRGHEGRGIGLVNKIRAYELQDQGFDTLEANKELGLPVDARNWSVAKDILNSLGVKGCILLTNNPSKLHGLNELGINVVSSERLITTINPFNRHYLETKRTRMGHFLQETL, from the coding sequence ATAGTGCCTGCACTACCGTCATCTCTAAAGGCTGCAATCACCGCTATTCGTGCCGGGCGCATGGTTATAATGGTTGATGAAGAAAAGCGCGAAAATGAGGGAGACCTTATTTGCGCAGCAGAATTTACAACGCCACAGATCATTAATTTTATGGCTCGTGAGGGATGTGGTCTTATTTGTCTTGCATTAGAGCCCGCTCAAATAGAGCGTTTACAGCTGCCGCAAATGACAGCAAATAATCAGGATCCTAAAGGAACAGCTTTTACAGTCTCAATTGAGGCTGCTGAAGGGGTTTCAACGGGGATTTCTGCTGCTGACCGTGCACGCACAGTTTTGGCGGCCTCTCATCCTGATGCTCAGCCGCAAGATGTTATTTCTCCTGGCCATATGTTTCCTTTAAGGGCACATCCTGATGGGGTTTTAGCAAGGGAGGGTCATACAGAGGGTGCTGTTGATCTTATGCGCCTTGCCGGATTAAATCCTGCTGGTGTTATATGTGAAATCATGGCCAAAGACGGCACGATGATGCGCTTGCCTGAACTGCGTGTTTATGCTGCCCAGCATAATTTACCGATTATCTCGATTGCTGCTCTTAAAGAATGGATCAGCCAAAATGGTAATCAGCCTGTAAAAGCCTTGGCCGAGGACATATCTACACCGAACTTATCGTCGTTAGCGATAGCAGACTTGCCAAGTCTATATGGTGGGGACGAGCTGAAAATACATGCTTTTAAAGATGAAAGCGGTGTGGAGCATATTGCGTTAGTCAAAGGTGACCCTTCTAAAGGTACGACTTTAGTAAGAGTGCACTCTGAATGCGTTACAGGTGATGCTTTAGGATCGTTACGCTGTGACTGTGGCCCTCAGCTTCAGGAGGCTTTGCGACGTATTAAAGAAGCAGAAAGTGGGGTTTTGGTTTATCTCCGTGGTCATGAGGGACGTGGCATTGGCCTGGTTAATAAAATCCGTGCCTATGAGTTACAGGATCAGGGTTTTGATACATTAGAAGCTAATAAAGAGCTTGGCTTACCTGTTGATGCTCGAAATTGGAGCGTTGCAAAAGATATTTTAAATTCATTAGGGGTTAAGGGCTGTATTTTGCTCACAAATAACCCTTCAAAGCTTCATGGATTAAATGAGCTTGGTATTAATGTCGTCTCATCAGAACGTTTGATTACAACCATTAATCCTTTTAACCGTCACTATCTCGAAACCAAACGCACTCGGATGGGACATTTTTTGCAGGAAACATTATAA
- the ribD gene encoding bifunctional diaminohydroxyphosphoribosylaminopyrimidine deaminase/5-amino-6-(5-phosphoribosylamino)uracil reductase RibD has translation MKTQSLSILPSEAVRHGFKRALSLAARTVGATAPNPSVGCTLLDKDGNILAVGAHPKAGESHAEVVALEAARAAGLFDKIYAALVTLEPCAHYGRTPPCALKLKESPVKEVWIGFRDPNPLATGGGDVLTQGEPAKQVFYLEDMPDYEDLAKDCHALLMPFLTRILKKRPWLTVKQALNKNGTMYPPQGQVTFTSPSSLKLAHQLRRATDAVITAIGTVLADDPSFTVRHVEDHSERHARLLIVLDRHKKMPISWKKDREESGFLVEACSDLEEAENLLRQYQANWALIEAGPTLLQIIKDHDFWDEWLTIQQNEGTQDDSQKLLLRDPENGDVSPLNLLKNYGGE, from the coding sequence GTGAAAACACAATCTTTATCAATTTTGCCTTCTGAGGCGGTGAGACATGGGTTTAAGCGTGCATTAAGCCTTGCTGCCCGTACTGTGGGTGCAACTGCACCTAACCCCTCTGTTGGTTGTACTTTGCTTGATAAAGATGGCAATATCCTAGCTGTTGGTGCTCATCCCAAGGCAGGTGAGTCTCATGCTGAAGTGGTTGCTTTGGAGGCTGCCCGGGCGGCTGGTTTATTTGATAAGATTTATGCTGCTTTGGTAACATTAGAGCCCTGTGCACATTATGGTCGCACCCCCCCCTGTGCTTTAAAATTGAAAGAAAGTCCTGTTAAGGAAGTGTGGATTGGTTTTAGAGATCCAAACCCTTTAGCAACAGGCGGTGGAGATGTTTTGACGCAGGGTGAGCCTGCCAAGCAAGTCTTTTACCTTGAAGATATGCCAGATTATGAAGATCTCGCAAAAGACTGTCATGCTCTTTTAATGCCTTTTTTGACGCGCATCCTCAAAAAAAGGCCATGGCTTACTGTTAAGCAGGCTCTTAATAAAAATGGGACAATGTATCCGCCACAGGGTCAGGTTACATTTACCTCGCCGTCTTCTCTAAAATTGGCTCATCAATTAAGGCGCGCAACAGACGCCGTTATAACAGCTATTGGCACGGTGTTAGCTGATGACCCCTCTTTTACCGTGCGGCATGTTGAAGATCATTCAGAGCGTCATGCTCGTTTATTGATCGTATTAGACCGCCACAAAAAAATGCCCATAAGCTGGAAAAAAGACCGCGAGGAAAGCGGTTTTCTGGTCGAAGCCTGTTCTGATTTGGAAGAGGCTGAGAATTTGCTTCGACAATATCAGGCTAACTGGGCCCTTATCGAAGCCGGCCCTACCCTTCTTCAGATCATTAAAGACCATGATTTTTGGGATGAATGGCTGACCATTCAGCAGAATGAAGGAACGCAAGATGATTCTCAAAAGCTCTTATTGCGTGATCCAGAAAACGGGGATGTGAGTCCGTTAAATTTATTAAAAAACTATGGGGGAGAGTAG
- a CDS encoding Crp/Fnr family transcriptional regulator, producing MVALDGIPVRDCTYCCGRTKSICNAIEEKDLPRLLAASSRLHLPSGRIFIEEGESAQAFYVIAEGRAKLFNLFSDGRRQISGFVATGDFLGLAASERYAFSAEALGDIKLCRFAYETMDHLTEQFPHLQKRLRAEASRELVKMQARLVLLGRKSARERLASFFIEQACCSEDGLEEALNQRKNLSIPPVISLFLPMSRSDIADYLGLTIETVSRTLKIFKAEGLIKIQDVKTVTLLNTVRLKFISEGNN from the coding sequence ATGGTGGCGCTCGATGGAATTCCTGTGAGGGATTGCACTTATTGTTGTGGGCGTACGAAAAGTATTTGTAATGCTATTGAAGAAAAAGATCTTCCGAGGCTGTTAGCGGCTTCATCGCGTTTACATTTGCCTTCAGGACGTATTTTTATTGAAGAGGGGGAGTCTGCTCAGGCATTTTACGTAATTGCTGAAGGGCGAGCTAAGTTATTTAATCTTTTCTCTGATGGTCGCCGGCAGATTTCCGGTTTTGTCGCAACTGGAGATTTCTTGGGACTCGCTGCTTCGGAACGATATGCCTTTAGTGCTGAAGCCTTGGGTGATATTAAACTCTGCCGCTTTGCTTATGAGACTATGGATCATCTTACAGAGCAATTTCCCCATCTTCAAAAGCGTCTCCGTGCGGAGGCGTCACGTGAGCTTGTTAAAATGCAGGCTCGTCTTGTTCTGCTCGGGCGTAAATCGGCAAGAGAGAGGCTCGCCTCATTTTTTATAGAACAGGCCTGCTGTTCTGAAGATGGGCTTGAAGAAGCTCTCAATCAGAGAAAAAATTTAAGTATCCCTCCTGTCATATCGCTTTTTCTACCCATGTCGCGAAGTGATATTGCTGATTATCTGGGGCTAACGATTGAGACGGTGAGTCGTACCTTAAAAATATTTAAGGCTGAGGGGCTTATTAAAATTCAGGATGTAAAGACTGTAACACTCCTAAATACAGTGCGTTTAAAGTTTATTTCTGAAGGTAATAATTAA
- the ribH gene encoding 6,7-dimethyl-8-ribityllumazine synthase: protein MSRHIATAPEGLRLTPAPKLAILVSRFNTDVTHGLRDGALEWLQERGMEAADIYDAPGAFELPLMAQSLAKTGKYEGIICLGCVIKGDTAHFEFISLGATMGIMQAQLTTNTPISFGILTTYTDEQAVVRSRKDAHNKGREAAAACVETISFLRYI, encoded by the coding sequence ATGAGTCGCCATATTGCTACAGCCCCAGAGGGATTACGCCTTACACCTGCCCCTAAACTGGCTATTCTGGTTAGTCGGTTTAATACAGATGTAACACATGGCCTTAGGGATGGGGCTTTGGAATGGTTACAGGAACGTGGTATGGAAGCGGCAGATATTTATGATGCACCTGGTGCATTTGAGCTGCCTCTCATGGCACAATCTCTGGCTAAAACAGGTAAATATGAAGGCATTATCTGTTTGGGCTGTGTCATCAAAGGTGATACTGCTCATTTTGAGTTTATCTCACTGGGCGCGACTATGGGAATTATGCAAGCTCAGCTAACTACAAATACGCCTATCTCCTTTGGAATTCTCACAACCTATACTGACGAGCAAGCTGTAGTGCGTTCTCGCAAAGATGCACATAATAAAGGCCGTGAGGCTGCGGCTGCATGTGTGGAAACTATTTCTTTTTTAAGATACATTTAA
- a CDS encoding glycosyltransferase, with protein sequence MTANVSVFVTSSKSESFIKSDLFKQIPPEWRQKSALNEDSLLCDLVQSQSFLFELYAVWKNSQQDYIGFSYNNLYLSFTERKSDTDLRIPRINNNICRSYKWRQKDMPSVIQRGDVFIPNLYPLNKVSMSAHEDNVSSFYEKRIGNTDNIANIISIIKEEYTDLYINALNVCYGDLILPGLFFLLEKDIFDDYCTFLFDVLKKIKNKSPNHTAENYDYNFLSLVLSTIYFNSLSADKESKKLVNLPLVCVDPRNLSINAKDIIKTVIKRESDIIKKKKKDIKYGDKINIVMSFDDIYAPHAISVINSILAHTQNCDDIDLYIIHGNALSFEKRKEMQAYYDKKLNLIFKEINNDFADQLPPTGNHLTQSAYYRLFVQEILPRGVDRIIYLDTDLVVCDDIVDLWNIDLQGHVMGGVEDCQGKELRNRLSDQKNENIYVNSGVLILDLVLAEKRYGQLSYYFAEVFYKHQNRIGYHDQDILNIAFEGDIYNIPLRWNIPGLSYFFQPRLPKDIIDHPDYETLPEMQQSAFNDPAIIHFIGRRKPWKQNCLTPVKELYWHYRAKHTDVKISIVQRICRVNYFLLVCNGVACLFLGKQFYVIPLRSYVKSFKKALFFQKK encoded by the coding sequence ATGACGGCTAATGTAAGTGTTTTCGTTACATCTTCTAAATCAGAGTCTTTTATTAAAAGTGACCTATTTAAACAAATTCCTCCAGAATGGCGGCAGAAAAGCGCGCTTAACGAAGATAGTTTGCTTTGTGACCTTGTACAGTCGCAGAGCTTTCTATTTGAGCTTTATGCGGTATGGAAAAATAGTCAGCAGGATTATATTGGATTTTCTTACAATAATTTATATCTCTCTTTTACCGAAAGAAAGAGTGATACAGATTTAAGAATACCGCGCATAAATAATAACATATGCCGGTCTTATAAATGGCGGCAAAAAGATATGCCTTCTGTCATACAAAGAGGCGATGTCTTTATACCTAATCTATATCCATTAAACAAAGTATCAATGAGCGCTCATGAGGATAATGTGAGCTCATTTTACGAAAAACGCATAGGCAACACAGATAATATTGCCAATATAATTTCTATCATAAAAGAAGAATATACTGATTTATACATAAATGCTCTTAATGTTTGTTATGGTGATCTTATTTTGCCAGGTTTATTTTTCTTATTAGAGAAAGATATATTTGATGATTACTGTACATTCTTGTTTGATGTTTTAAAGAAAATTAAAAATAAATCACCAAATCACACAGCAGAAAATTATGATTATAATTTTTTATCACTAGTCTTAAGCACAATATATTTTAATAGCCTTTCGGCAGATAAGGAGTCAAAAAAACTTGTTAATCTACCATTAGTTTGTGTTGACCCACGTAATTTATCAATAAATGCGAAGGATATTATAAAAACTGTTATAAAAAGAGAAAGTGATATAATAAAAAAGAAGAAAAAAGATATTAAATATGGAGATAAAATAAATATTGTCATGTCATTTGACGATATTTATGCGCCTCATGCCATTAGTGTTATAAATTCAATATTAGCCCATACTCAAAATTGCGACGATATTGATCTATATATCATACATGGCAATGCTCTTTCTTTTGAAAAAAGGAAAGAAATGCAGGCCTATTATGATAAAAAATTAAACTTGATTTTCAAAGAAATTAATAATGATTTTGCAGACCAACTCCCACCTACGGGCAACCATTTAACACAAAGCGCTTATTATAGATTATTTGTTCAAGAGATCTTACCCAGAGGGGTAGATCGGATAATTTACTTAGATACAGATCTGGTCGTATGTGATGATATTGTGGATCTATGGAATATAGATCTACAAGGCCATGTTATGGGAGGCGTAGAGGACTGTCAGGGAAAAGAGCTTAGAAACCGCCTCTCTGATCAGAAAAATGAAAATATTTACGTCAATTCAGGTGTGCTTATTCTTGACCTTGTTTTGGCTGAAAAACGCTATGGCCAGCTCTCATATTATTTTGCTGAAGTTTTTTACAAACATCAAAATAGGATTGGTTACCACGATCAGGACATACTTAATATTGCTTTTGAAGGCGATATTTATAATATTCCGTTGCGTTGGAATATTCCTGGCCTTTCATATTTTTTCCAACCGCGCCTTCCTAAGGATATCATTGATCATCCAGATTATGAAACTTTGCCTGAAATGCAGCAAAGTGCCTTTAATGACCCAGCAATCATTCATTTTATTGGCCGCCGGAAACCATGGAAGCAAAATTGTCTCACGCCTGTAAAAGAGCTTTATTGGCACTATAGGGCAAAACATACAGACGTGAAAATTTCTATAGTACAGCGTATCTGTCGGGTTAATTATTTTCTTTTGGTCTGTAACGGCGTTGCGTGTTTGTTTTTAGGAAAACAGTTTTACGTTATCCCGCTACGTAGTTACGTGAAAAGCTTTAAAAAGGCTTTGTTTTTTCAAAAGAAATAA
- a CDS encoding OmpW/AlkL family protein has protein sequence MQRGTLKTSIMALGLLAGSAYAQTPAATVATMPQQTQGTVTATSPYQAAPDATVHLSAPKSQSCGIFETCENTKIGLGKGDFLIRLSALGVITNNTSSSVNIKGGPAAGNQGHITATNQVAPEFTFEYFFTDNISLDLIAASTRHEAKAHNTSAQALLKNGDLGSFWVLPPTLTVAWHFRPHKRFNPYLGVGLTVAFFHNASPAQPNASLRLFDHLKPQTTVGPSFNAGFDYQVVGNWFFNMDVKQILLHTPIYVNHRDNPTTGGRIHARDSINPTTVSAGIEYRF, from the coding sequence ATGCAACGCGGAACTTTAAAAACATCGATCATGGCTTTAGGCCTTTTGGCAGGTTCAGCATACGCTCAAACACCTGCCGCCACTGTTGCAACAATGCCTCAGCAAACACAGGGTACTGTAACAGCAACATCTCCATATCAAGCAGCTCCTGATGCAACGGTCCATCTTTCTGCACCTAAAAGTCAGAGCTGTGGCATTTTTGAGACATGTGAGAATACAAAAATTGGTCTTGGTAAAGGCGATTTTTTAATCCGTCTATCTGCTCTTGGTGTTATTACAAATAATACCAGCTCATCAGTTAACATTAAAGGCGGTCCAGCAGCTGGTAACCAGGGTCATATTACAGCAACAAACCAGGTTGCTCCTGAATTTACCTTTGAATATTTCTTTACTGATAATATTTCTCTCGACCTGATCGCTGCTTCTACCCGTCACGAAGCAAAAGCCCACAATACCTCAGCTCAGGCTCTCCTTAAAAATGGTGATCTAGGTAGCTTCTGGGTCCTTCCTCCTACCTTAACTGTTGCATGGCATTTCCGTCCCCACAAACGCTTTAACCCTTATTTGGGCGTTGGTTTAACAGTGGCATTCTTCCATAATGCAAGCCCCGCACAGCCAAATGCCAGCCTGAGACTTTTTGACCATTTAAAACCTCAAACAACAGTTGGGCCAAGCTTCAATGCTGGCTTTGACTATCAAGTGGTTGGTAACTGGTTCTTCAACATGGATGTTAAGCAAATTCTGCTTCATACACCCATTTACGTAAATCATCGCGACAACCCAACAACAGGTGGTCGTATTCACGCTCGTGATAGCATCAACCCAACGACTGTATCTGCCGGTATTGAATATCGCTTCTAA
- a CDS encoding riboflavin synthase has protein sequence MFSGIIECVGQVQQVSIREQAMDLVVKSHFKDLSLGESVAVNGVCLTVKDFTAEGSAQFHISGETLKRTNLGKLTEGRSVNLERAVSLNTRLSGHIVQGHVDGTGVLQAINKAGDSYALDLFLSQSLRRYVVEKGSITLNGISLTVNNIKDEAQYEGSEGFVINLMIIPHTWEHTDLSTLSVGAELNVEVDVLAKYVETLCRFSPETLNLNFKGEK, from the coding sequence ATGTTTTCTGGAATTATTGAATGTGTTGGGCAAGTGCAGCAAGTTTCTATTCGTGAGCAGGCAATGGACTTGGTCGTTAAGAGCCATTTTAAAGATCTGTCTTTAGGCGAAAGTGTTGCTGTTAATGGCGTGTGTTTGACTGTAAAGGATTTTACAGCCGAAGGTAGCGCTCAGTTTCATATTAGTGGTGAAACGTTAAAGCGTACGAATTTGGGAAAATTGACTGAGGGGCGCTCAGTTAATTTGGAGCGTGCTGTCTCTCTCAATACACGTCTTTCGGGTCATATTGTTCAGGGTCATGTTGATGGTACGGGTGTTTTACAAGCCATTAATAAGGCTGGTGACTCCTATGCCCTGGATTTGTTTTTGTCCCAAAGTTTACGCCGTTATGTCGTAGAAAAAGGATCCATAACCCTTAATGGGATTAGTTTGACTGTTAATAATATCAAAGATGAAGCTCAATATGAGGGTAGTGAAGGGTTTGTAATCAATTTGATGATTATCCCTCATACGTGGGAACATACAGATCTTTCAACGCTTTCAGTTGGGGCTGAACTCAATGTCGAAGTTGATGTTTTGGCTAAATATGTTGAAACATTATGCCGTTTCTCCCCTGAAACATTAAATTTAAATTTTAAAGGAGAGAAATAG
- a CDS encoding efflux RND transporter periplasmic adaptor subunit, translated as MVGSRSLAKAFGLFILVILCLWGLWRVIQRPTLPAPSAPMITRVGTALHVRADSSLSKRLIVEPVIVATLPHLIEVPAELTPAPGHDVNIYSPVTGRIINIAVQPGQTVQKGEILARVLSGDLAQARSDQKKAQAALNFARLTYNRTKAVMAAGGNAVKDMQSAHNDLIQAEAEANRAQQHLEAIGEGRNDDAAHHGLLITSPVNGVISSVNIGKGQQITDISNALMSVVDLSDVWVSAHVPENLIPQLRPNMTLTANFDGQTCSGPVTSQSPVLHNDTRRIDLYLRCANPDNNLRPGQFTTASISVPERQQILLPKTALVMNNDAVTVMVETAPHVYRRRQIEISYDEGPNVRVISGLKAGEHVITHGAILLNDN; from the coding sequence ATGGTTGGTTCCCGTTCCCTGGCTAAAGCTTTTGGCCTCTTCATACTCGTTATATTGTGCTTATGGGGCCTGTGGCGTGTAATTCAACGTCCTACTTTGCCAGCCCCCTCTGCACCCATGATTACCCGAGTCGGTACAGCCTTACATGTCAGGGCGGACAGCTCCTTAAGTAAGCGCCTTATTGTTGAGCCTGTTATTGTAGCAACGCTACCTCACCTTATTGAAGTCCCTGCTGAGCTAACGCCAGCCCCGGGACATGATGTCAATATTTACTCACCTGTCACAGGCCGGATAATCAATATCGCTGTACAACCAGGTCAGACTGTTCAAAAAGGCGAAATATTAGCCAGAGTTCTTTCTGGAGATCTTGCCCAAGCCAGGTCAGACCAGAAAAAAGCCCAGGCAGCCCTTAACTTTGCACGCCTTACTTATAACCGCACGAAAGCCGTCATGGCCGCTGGCGGAAATGCTGTAAAAGATATGCAGTCGGCTCATAATGACCTTATTCAGGCAGAGGCAGAAGCAAACCGGGCACAACAGCATTTAGAAGCTATTGGTGAAGGGCGTAATGACGATGCAGCCCATCATGGCCTTCTTATTACGTCACCTGTCAATGGCGTCATTTCCAGTGTTAATATTGGAAAAGGGCAGCAAATTACTGATATTTCCAATGCCCTGATGAGTGTCGTTGATTTGAGTGATGTTTGGGTTTCAGCGCATGTGCCAGAAAATCTTATTCCACAGCTTCGCCCTAATATGACTTTAACTGCTAATTTCGATGGTCAAACATGTTCTGGTCCTGTAACGAGCCAGAGCCCCGTCTTACATAATGATACACGCCGCATCGACCTCTATTTACGCTGCGCCAATCCCGATAATAATTTGCGCCCAGGACAATTTACCACAGCATCTATCAGTGTGCCTGAGCGCCAGCAGATCTTATTACCCAAAACGGCCCTTGTCATGAATAATGACGCCGTTACCGTTATGGTAGAAACAGCCCCTCATGTTTATAGGCGACGCCAGATTGAGATTAGCTACGATGAAGGGCCAAATGTACGCGTTATAAGTGGTTTGAAGGCTGGAGAGCATGTCATCACACATGGCGCCATCCTGCTCAATGATAATTAA